A segment of the Xenopus tropicalis strain Nigerian chromosome 6, UCB_Xtro_10.0, whole genome shotgun sequence genome:
TAGATAAACCACCAAATAAACTGTTCCAGTTGAAACAGACCCCGCCCCCCCCAGTCttgaaataagcaaaaaaaacaaaaaaaagaaacattcgGTATCtaaaataattattgtaaataaataaagcatggAGAAGAGGAAGAGGAACTGAAAGCTTTTGGGACAAGAGTCTGTAATGTACAGGGACACATCCAAAATCCATTCACCCCTCAGATGGGTTGTGGATCAGTTACGGTGGCCCTAAAGCCCCAAATGCACCAATGCCTTCGCCACCCTTCCCTTCCCAGTGTGAATTAGCTTCCTTTCAATATCTAATCCATTCTGTTATTTTCATTCAgtgtaaaatgaaaacattacaTTGGGTCAGGGAAGAAATCATCAATATCTCCTCAAAGGTTTCCTGGTCAActaattaccttttttttttttaaaggaaactatacccccaaacgtTGTAGatctgtattaatatatattgcataaacagctcataggtaaaaccctgcttcatctaaataaaccattttcatataaatatacttatttagcagtatgtgccattgggtaatcctaaataggaaactgccattttaagtactaagccccgccccctgggatcataggagtcacagtgcacacaaacaagccaaggcacacatacatgctaggccccatcagccaatgaatgggcagagttctgccttttgctcccacactacttcctgttacaattggagctgcatcacttcctgtcagctgatctctgagggggcacccagcccatcactaaatggcggctcaagggaaaggatgtaaaagggcaatatttactgatatatatattccagtttggggagactctttaacataatataataatggtAAATGTTTCTAATTTGCTAATGAATCTAATTACACATAaacaagagagggggaatgagtgattcattgggggtggggaggaaaggggatctcgccatcagcataggaaggggttccttactgtaagggcagtcaggttattggattccctaccaagagagggggaatgagtgatacattgggggtggggaggaaaggagatctcaccatcagcataggaaggggttccttactgtaagggcagtcaggttatgggattccctacccagagagggggaatgagtgatacattgggggtggggaggaaaggggatctcaccatcagcataggaaggggttccttactgtaagggcagtcaggttattggattccctaccaagagagggggaatgagtgatacattgggggtgggaggaaaggagatctcaccatcagcataggaaggggttccttactgtaagggcagtcaggttatgggattccctacccagagagggggaatgagtgatacattgggggtggggaggaaaggggatctcaccatcagcataggaaggggttccttactgtaagggcagtcaggttatggggttccctaccaagagagggggaatgagtgattcattgggggtggggaggaaaggggatctcaccatcagcataggaaggggttacttactgtaagggcagtcaggttatggggttccctaccaagagagggggaatgagtgatacattgggggtggggaggaaaggagatctcaccatcagcataggaaggggttccttactgtaagggcagtcaggttatggggttccctaccaagagagggggaatgagtgatacattgggggtggggaggaaaggggatctcaccatcagcataggaaggggttctttactgtaagggcagttgGCATTTAAATCCCCTTGGAAAAGATGAGCTGTTCATTTTcagtgcctgtgagtgtgtgACTGTGACAGGAAATAACCcactcatactcactgagtgtctggctgtgagtgtgggataaaGGGAGGCACTCAGACAATCTCTGCCGGTAACACACAGCATCCCCAGAAATTCCGCCACTGAGTCCGGGCCTGAATGCACAGTTGCTACTTCAAGCACCAAGGCCCACCCCGCACTATCCCAGAGGGCACCAAGGCCCACCCCGCACTATCCCAGAGGGCACCAAGGCCCACCCCGCACTATCCCAGAGGGCACCAAGGCCCACCCCGCACTATCCCAGAGGGCACCAAGGCCCACCCCGCACTATCCCAGAGGGCACCAAGGCCCACCCCGCACTATCCCAGAGGGCACCAAGGCCCACCCCGCACTATCCCAGAGGGCACCAAGGCCCACCCCGCACTATCCCAGAGGGCACCAAGGCCCACCCCGCACTATCCCAGAGGGCACCAAGGCCCACCTTGCACTATCCCAGAGGGCACCAAGGCCCACCCCGCACTATCCCAGAGGGCACCAAGGCCCACCCCGCACTATCCCAGAGGGCACCAAGGCCCACCTTGCACTATCCCAGAGGGCACCAAGGCCCACCCCGCACTATCCCAGAGGGCACCAAGGCCCACCCTGCGCTATCCCAGAGGCACCAAGGCCCACCCCGCGCTATCCCAGAGGGCACCAAGGCCCACCCCGCACTATCCCAGAGGGCACCAAGGCCCACCCTGCACTATCCCAGAGGGCACCAAGGCCCACCCTGCACTATCCCAGAGGGCACCAAGGCCCACCCCGCACTATCCCAGAGGGCACAAAGGCCCACCCCGCACTATCCCAGAGGGCACCAAGGCCCACCTTGCACTATCCCAGAGGGCACCAAGGCCCACCCCGCACTATCCCAGAGGGCACCAAGGCCCACCCCGCACTATCCCAGAGGGCACCAAGGCCCACCCCGCACTATCCCAGAGAGCACCAAGGCCCACCCCGCACTATCCCAGAGGGCACCAAGGCCCACCCCGCACTATCCCAGAGGGCACCAAGGCCCACCCCGCACTATCCCAGAGGGCACCAAGCCCCACCCCGCACTATCCCAGAGGGCACCAAGGCCCACCCCGCACTATCCCAGAGGGCACCAAGCCCCACCCCGCACTATCCCAGAGGGCACCAAGGCCCACCCCGCACTATCCCAGAGGGCACCAAGGCCCACCCCGCACTATCCCAGAGGGCACCAAGGCCCACCCCGCACTATCCCAGAGGGCACCAAGGCCCACCCTGCACTATCCCAGAGGGCACCAAGGCCCACCCCGCACTATCCCAGAGGGCACCAAGCCCCACCCCGCACTATCCCAGAGGGCACCAAGGCCCACCCCGCACTATCCCAGAGGGCACCAAGGCCCACCCTGCACTATCCCAGAGGGCATTAAGGCCCACCCTGCGCTATCCCAGATAATTAAAGGGTAAATTCAGTCCCTAGGGAGATGCATACAGAGATCCAAGCTGAACTGttcctgagccccccccccccctgcccctaaTGCCTAGCGCCCCCTATTACCAGGGCAACACAATGACTCGCTGCCTGGTTACGTCCCTCACAGGGGCAGGAAATGTCACCCCCAACTAACAAAGTGGCGCTTGCAGCACAAATACAGGGAGGCTCTTACCCCTAAATACTGATTTGCCCTGAGGTGAAATGGCAGCTGGAACCTCAAtgcacaatataataataataattctatatATTACTGTGCTGCCACTTAGTTATGTTAGAGTaaccccctcagtgccagactGGGTCTCACATGGGGATAAAGTGGGAATGAAATTGCTGCTTTAATCCATTTTATTTCTCTCACACGTCATTGCGCCACAGAAACAAACCATTAAATCAGGAACGCGGCACATTTACTtcatgaactacaactcccagaattccatcCCGCATGGCAACTAGAagaggcattctgggagttgtagttctttaCGCAGAGAACAAAGGGCTGATGTCTTCCAGgacactagggggcgctgtgatGTAGGAGCCCCGCTGCCTGGATCCGCAGTCCCTCCTCTCAGCTCTGTGATTATTGGCTATAAAAACCCTCCCAGAAAGCAGCGGGAGTTTATTTGCAACGGGGagaactggggtggggggcagaaacgctattgaattgaattgaattgggctgggggggagagACGCAATTGATttgaattgggctgggggggggagagacgcaattgaattgaattgaattgaattgggctggggggggcagaaaCGCTATTGAAttgaattgggctgggggggagagACGCTATTGATttgaattgggctgggggggggagagacgcaattgaattgaattgaattgaattgggctggggggtgcagAAACGCTATTGAAttgaattgggctgggggggggagacgCTATTGATTTGAAttgaattgggctgggggggggagagacgcaattgaattgaattgaattgaattgggctggagggggcagAAACGCTATTGAAttgaattgggctgggggggtgagaGACGCTATTGATTTGAAttgaattgggctgggggggagagACGCTATTGATttgaattgggctggggggggggagagacgcaattgaattgaattgaattgggctggggggggcagaaaCGCTATTGAAttgaattgggctggggggggagagacGCTATTGATTTGAAttgaattgggctggggggggagacGCTATTGATttgaattgggctgggggggagagACGCTATTGATttgaattgggctggggggggcagaaacgctattgaattgaattgaattgggctggggggggcagaaaCGCTATTGAAttgaattgggctgggggggagagACGCTATTGATttgaattgggctgggggggggagagacgctattgaattgaattgaattgggctggggggggcagaaaCGCTATTGAAttgaattgggctggggggggggatactgttGAATTGAACTGGGGGGGGGACGCTGTTGAATTGAACTGGGTGGGGAGAGACGCTGTTGAATTGAACTGGGGGGGGAGAGACGCTGTTGAattgaactgggggggggggaggaatgttTTGTAAAGGTGGAATCAAGAAATAACATTAATAGAAGCACAAAGTGAAGTGGGGGCTGTTTAAATGGGGAAACCCATGGAAGCtgattttattgggggggggggtctgtgcacAATATCATGGGGTTAAGGCTGAATTTAAACCATTGGTCGGTTTAGTTgggggctcagctattggctttggAGCTGCACAGGGAATAATGGTGAATTATGGAGCCCAGAACTGCTGGAGGGAACCGGACTCTCTGGGGTGGAATTgtgggggggtgtgggggactGATCTCTGGGGGGGGGAAGTGATCTCTGGGGGCGGGGGAACTGatctctggggggggggctgattaaGGGAGGTACTGGGATATGAAGTTAATGAGCCTGTTGGCAAATTGGGGCTGAAATTCCAGCTGAGCTGGTTCTCCTGTATAACTAAATGTTACTCAATATGCAAGTGACTTGGAGTGTGGTACATGTCTGTGTGGCTAGGGATTGGCCAACTGGCCACTAATCTACCTTCAGCTAGCTGGCTAATAAGCCCCCACTCTGGGCAAGTGCAATACAAGTGCAATACAAGCCATGGGGGCTGCTGTAGGTCCAAATTAAAGGCACCAATGCAATAAGTTGCTGAAGTCAAAATTGACTCCTTGTAGGAAACCTCCTGATCTGATTGCAATAAGGCAAAATGTCTTGGGTCTCATTCAGTCACACGGGGGGCTGCCCTGGGGGGAGAACTGCAGTACAAGTGTGGTGCTTAAAGGGACAGGAACACAAAGAGCAAAGCTGCATTCCTGTTGTGTAATAGCAAAGACTTAAATTGGAAGAGATTGTCTCATCCTGTTAGATGTTCTGAGACTTGAACCGTTTGGTGCTGCCCCTTAACTACTTATTCTGGGGCAAACTGGGTGTTTGAGTCTCTGGCAGCTCCCACTGCTGCTCATGTCTATAACCAAGTATTGTAACCAATAAACCAGCagcttactaaaaaaaaaaaatatttatctttaaTAGGGTTAGAGGTGGAGTGGGGTCTGGTGTTCTCTAAGGCCTCATTGGCTTAAGATTTTAAATGAAGCAGCTGAGGAAACTGTGGCCCTTTCATCCTGGTCTGTAGCAAGTCCAGTGGCAGTTTAAGTGCAACCCAGTCGCCCACCTATGGGTAAGGGCCTGTGGCTTTATCACTAAATTACATGAGaatgcccccccatactggcCCTTATTCTATAAACCCCATTGCcggcagtatgggggtggggaggaTTTATGTTTGGTAAAACCCACAGCTCTGTGCCTTTTTGTCTGATCATGTAATGTGTAATGGAACGGTTACTCACTCCAACTTTGTGCATAAGGGAAGGGGGTGGGAAATGTAGAAGAATACCCCCCATTTATTGCACCTCGAATGTCACCATTCTGCACCAAACTGCAATGGTTGCACAAACGCGAGGAAATCAAAGGGGGTCAGTCTCCTATTTAAAGTTTGCTGTTTTgtaccttttttatttatttttatagattaaAATCCTTTATCAAAACTTTAAGGTCAAAGTCCAGGCACCATGGGGCTCCGGCTacttagggccacatttactaaggAGTGGAGTTACTCGTTTCTAACAAATTGCAACTCAGGGGTTTACATTTCTGAGTGCATCAATACCTGGACAAACGGataaatgttaatgtttaatGAACCATAAACAGGTTAAGATTATCATTTGAGCATTTAAAAGAGGCAGTCGGCATGTGAAATGCGCAGTTGGTAACAAAACAGGAGGTACAGGGGGTGCAAATATCAagttacattttttacatctataaCTTGTATAAAGAATCTCTTCAATATGAAAACGTGTGTGATTTGGTTCCGgatatatttgtttaaaactcTGGATTTAATTAGTTGCTTTGCAGATCTGGTTTCATCAATTCTCAAGTCAGAACCAGACAGAATAGACTTTGGCATAAAGGGGAATATAAAAAATTTTGCCCTTTGACTATGGAATTTTTGCCTCACGTGGTGAAACGGGGCACGTTCTTTAGCACTGAGGTTTTTTGCTAGTGAAACGTCTCCTTTTGGCAAATACGTGAATGCACTGTGCCGATGAATCTAAATATAGGAGtgggctttaaaaagtagtgtttcctGCTGACTTATTGAAatttttcccccaaaaccccactagccccgcccatctgtgccacttcctgctgcctcctttcccaggctgtgcaggggggcggcagcactgtaggataggaaccaatcagcagctaggctgacctgaagggaactgaagcctgtctgattgtgtgagtgcagggctgtgattggctctcccccctcctactgtgcttctggcagggactgttaggacacgcccacccctcatttgaaacccagacagggacctgagaggatctatagggagctccaataaaggggccattgttacagatagggttaatgtttagcccaaagggaaaccagcaccgtatattcataattacctacagggttaggggtttttccTTTATCCTATGTCTCAAGTAGAACGAGCCTAAATACACGGGAACTGCACCAAAATGTCTATTATAGTACAATAATACACATTACCGGTTTTGAGAAGCTTAAGAGGTGCACATTACACAGGCGCACACGCAATGCCGCACATACAGATGCTTACAAGTTAGTGCTTTTAGCGCATGTCGGAAGTGTAGGCTACTAATTCAATTTATTTCTATAATACAAATTAAAGTTGTGACTCTCGTCAGGGGTTTCATCTTCAGGCTCATAATTTAGACAGTTTTATTTTCAATGAGCTGGGTGCAACATGGGTGACAATGCTGTCCTAAGTGCATAAAGTAGTAGCACAGGGAGACGGCACAAACATCTTTATGTGGCCCCTAAACCCTACTAACCTGGTACAGAAAATGATCCTTATCTGCAGTTTATGGGAAATCCAGTCCCTCCAGGGTCAGGTTATTGGCTTTGTGGTAGAACCACCCCGAATTGTTCTCTATCCCTATTTACCCATAAACAATAACCCCCCTGGGAATGCGAGTAAGCGATGTATAATCGCTCAATGTTCTGTTTAGCCATATTCTAAATGTGTGTAATGAAGGTATATGAGGTGTTTTCCCCAACAAGAACCTTATTATATAATGACTCGGGTTCTTCAACATAAGATGCCTtattgttagggatgcaccaaatccactttttgggttcggccgaaactTGAATTCTTCAAAAAACTAATCAGAATCCTGAACCCTAACTTTGTTGAAAGAAACTTCTAAACTGGATAAGAACCTACAGATTATAACTTAATATAAAACCAAAGGCAGCGCTGAAAAGGGTCTTACATCCTGCCCCAAGATTTCCCAACCGTGTTGTAAAAGCCGACCGCCAATAAGTACCAGGAAATCTACCCTCagactactttttaaaatagcaAGTTGCTTTTAATACCTTCAACATTAGTAACAATTGTGCTTCTATTGGCTCTAACTGTACAATGAGTATTTAATAAACCCCACACCCCCACCTTACACAAACATAATACCAAGGGCAGGTCTATTTAGCATACCCATACTTATGATTTTCCTTTTTGAGTTTCtaaaatggttttaaaagctcAGTATAAAGCTTGTAGGCATCTAATACTCGAATGTAATTCCGCCCTAACAGCAGAGGGAGCCAAGCAACttcaacccccatatgtaata
Coding sequences within it:
- the LOC101734100 gene encoding proline-rich protein 2-like, which encodes MHSCYFKHQGPPRTIPEGTKAHPALSQRAPRPTPHYPRGHQGPPRTIPEGTKAHPALSQRAPRPTPHYPRGHQGPPRTIPEGTKAHPALSQRAPRPTPHYPRGHQGPPCTIPEGTKAHPALSQRAPRPTPHYPRGHQGPPCTIPEGTKAHPALSQRAPRPTLRYPRGTKAHPALSQRAPRPTPHYPRGHQGPPCTIPEGTKAHPALSQRAPRPTPHYPRGHKGPPRTIPEGTKAHLALSQRAPRPTPHYPRGHQGPPRTIPEGTKAHPALSQRAPRPTPHYPRGHQGPPRTIPEGTKAHPALSQRAPSPTPHYPRGHQGPPRTIPEGTKPHPALSQRAPRPTPHYPRGHQGPPRTIPEGTKAHPALSQRAPRPTLHYPRGHQGPPRTIPEGTKPHPALSQRAPRPTPHYPRGHQGPPCTIPEGIKAHPALSQIIKG